The region aaaccggaaaagtattgacccccTGTTCTCCGAGCTCCGCCCACTGGgggtacagctagcgccatgtggcggaattttcgtgaactaaaatcccaggtttcttgccccttgacgtcaggcaatgtgttgCGTGAAAGAGATGTATTacgtggtcaatacttttccgggttCGCttgaaggagggtcaaaacttttgcttttttccaccTGAGAaaatggtcaatacttttccgggttCGCttgaaggagggtcaaaacttttgcttttttccaccTGAGAAAATGGTCAATGCTTTTCCGGGTTCGCAtgaaggagggtcaaaacttttgcttttttccaccCGAGAAACTGGCCAATGCTTTTCCGGGTTCGCAtgaaggagggtcaaaacttttgcttttttccaccCGAGAAACTGgccaatacttttccgggttcgctggaaggagggtcaaaacttttgcttttttccaccCGAGAAACTGgccaatacttttccgggttCGCTagaaggagggtcaaaacttttgcttttttccaccCGAGAAAATGgccaatacttttccgggCTCGCttgaaggagggtcaaaacttttgcgttTTTCTGGGgattagttcaccaaaaatccgccacatggcgctagctgtactcgcggtcgGCGGAGCTCAGAGAAAGGgaggtcaatacttttccgacTTTTTtcgaagaagggtcaaaacttttgcattTCCCTAGgggttagttcaccaaaaatccgccacatggcgctagctgtacccCCGATGGGCGGAGCttaaagaaaatggcggcgctcATAGAAATAGggggaaattttgaataattaattaaaaaatcggaaaaaattggaaaaaatcaggaaaaattagaaaaaatgagaaaaaagctgGGAATAAATCTTTGATGATTCATCTTCAGAGGCACAAGTATTTGGCATGTTTTGACCAGGCTAATTGCTTAACTGTTCGGCATCACCAATATCTTTGAATCGATGTCTCCTAATGGATACCAATCAACTTTGCAAAGTACAAAATCTGTGGACATAAATAAAAACCTCATTTCGCCCTCGATTACTGGAAATTCGTTGGACCGTGTTGGACTAGGACTTTAATAAATTTGTGTTGGCCACCCCGTGTCAGTCAAAGATACTAAATCAGTTTTTTGGTCGCACGGTCTCAATAGAACTGTCATACGAATTAACCTCGCGTTTAGGGGCGGTGATCACGCTCCATATCTGTAACGATGCAATGGATTATGTTTTATTACTacagttgaattttcaagatATGATcacgaacgataaaaatttcttgatcagtCGCCAAGTGAATTGGTAATCGCTGCAGCCAGTATGCCGCAGGACCTTGACGCTGGCTCGAATCATCTGTGCTGGTCTATTTAAAAGATGACTCAATTTTTCTGACCCCATTATGGACGACGAAACTCTGAACAGGTAGgtgtgagaaatttttactgATCACACGAAACAGGCTACGATGTGACAAATCTCATGTCGCAGGCTCGCAGCTGAGGCCTTAATCGAGGAGGCAAAGCTCGGAGCCAGGAGAGCAGAACTTGTTGGTCCAAGTGGCTGGATTAAACCGAAGCAAACCATAAATAAGAGATTTCTTCACTCTACGTTGCGCAATGCTGTCCTGTCGAACAAACACCATCGCAACAAAGCAGCTAGGATTTTTGACGAACATGAACAGAGAAATCAGACTACGGACAATAAACCGCATTAATATTTTACAGAATAACTATTGATATTATTCGTACGCTGTTGACGTCCCTCCTTGTGAGTTTGGGGAACTGACGACTGTTATTTTAGTTCACGTTAGAGTAAATGATTGTTGTGACAAGTTGtggaattatgaaaaattacattcgaATAAATCATGTTAGAAAAGTGACGACGGATCTGGGTTTTCATCTTATTCTCATCcttaaacaaataaacatcaattttattccaaaaatCAGTAGTGTATTTCTTACATTGGatcaattcaattattattattaatctttctttttttttcacctattaTACAAGTTACGATAAGCAAATTAATAAAGATTTGACGATCACTTAAACAGACTTTTAGCGTATAGAATGGAAAATCCACACCACATGATACGTAAACTGGTTTAAAGAGCACCAAATACCACTCGATTATACTATTAAGAAATACATTATTGACAATAAACTCCCACGTataaaattatgtataaatttaaatattattattttctttttgcattGATAGGTTGCGCGTAGGTTATAATCGATTGACTCtcttataaaaaaattttttcaacagtcaCAAATTTTCGTGATTCGCAATAACAATTCAAAGGGGCCGCTCTCACCTCAAAAACATGACCAGCGAGGAAGAAGtgccttttttattcatttatttattcattattctcaTGTGAAAGGTCGTATCTTCGAGGTGAAGTTGGCATATCCCTTGTTCGGTATACATTTATgatatttaaacaaaaaaaaatattcaatataatatacgtacgattgtgtatacatatatttatatagggGTGTATCGGTGTTCGTTATGTAAAACCATCTCGTcatcaataaattttaaatCTAACAGAACTTAAGTTACgaagtatgaaatttttttttttcttctctttcattcttcttcttctttttctatcgttaCGTTTCATATTTATACTGCTTCGCGTTTACGATGacaagaaagaaacgaaaaaaaaaattaaaattgcgcAGTCAAAGttaatgatgattattattattattattattatttctttttcaattttcgatctctcgtgaaaactgaaaaaactgCTCTACTTTCATCAACGTCGTACCACACACCGCATGAGACTGGAtcgcaaagaaaagaaatattaataataattattatgattacaataattacaataatcatttttacaaACTTGTTTATCGATGTAAATCGTAtggttatttgtttttcctctagttctttttattttattttattactctTTTTCTAAAGCAAAATTGCATTGATCGTTAGAAATCTTTTATAGTATATCTTTTGTACACATGAGATATAATAAAAACTTTCTAATAAAAGAGATGGAGGGggggaacaacaaaaaataatgacatCATCTCATTTTGATGTGATAACAATTGTacgttttcaaatatttttctaagattaaaaaaaagaaaaaaatatatatatatatgtatatacgagtgtatattttatatacatatataaatatatatatatttgcctGCCTGAAATCAACATGAGCCGccgtaatttgatttttttttttcaaaacgattACGTTGTATATTGTACAAGAGGTCATTGCGTACCATGATGAATACTATGATGAATACAAAGTGTGGCGATATAATACCTGATGAatgtttatatatttacaactAAAATTTCACttattctattattttatcgttattatcaatgATTTGTCTGGTTTTcgttaatttgtttgtttgtttgtttttttttcaaaatcaagcGAGGCCTATTTCAATAAACGGCAGATCACATAATTTTTTATGGTATGTGCGAAGCTACGTACGAGTCTTGCGATTTATGTCTCTACCACTATTCAAGTCAATAAGTTTTAGTGTCGTTAATGACATAATTCCACGAGGATAACATTTAACAAATTGTAGGTTAGGGTTTCGCCTCAAAGACGACGAAAAGATAAAACCTTACTTTTCCAGTCTATCTCGATTTCTAATTATCTTTctatctaaaaaaaaagtttgtctATGTATCAATAGAAATACCTATCAACAAACTATATTTACATCAATCAACAGGAATTGATTAAACGTCAACTCGGAGAATGTTGTTGCAATTGAAAATCACTCTAATGTTTTGATGTAAACTCAGCGGAGAAAAGGAACTTCCTATAAATTTCTCGATACCTTTACGTCGAACCGTTTTTGTGTTGCTGCGACTTTTTGTACTGAAGGAACAAGTCCCTCATGTCGGCGAGGGCCTTCTCTATCCGATTGGCAAACAATGCGGAGTTCtgtaacgagaaataaatCATTATCTAGCTCTGGTCGGAGGCTCTGGTCTTCTGGTTACGATAACTCACCGTATCGGGAGAACTTTTTTTGCTAGAAAtatggaagaaaattatatcctCCCCGGCAATGATGTACGATACACCGTAACCGTCGTCAGCGACAGGGCCAAACCCACCACCAGCGGATATGCAgttgggatattttttcaaattcaatctCGATGTCTGTCCGTGGGGCGTTTGAGACGTCGACAGCTTCCAGGGCTCACTCAAGACTTCCTACGGGGAGGAAAAGTAACGTTGGTATCTTCCAAGAATAAAATCTTCTCGAAGATGAGAGGCTTACCTTCAGGAACGGAGAATCAACCTCCAGGTATTTCGACACAACGTACAAGCAGAACAGATGCCGATCGATTCCCTTTCCACACATGGCGTCCTGATAACCTATCTGGTGGCGAGCGGCTGCCTTCATGAGCAGTTTGAACCTCTCTTCCACCTGCGATTGAAAAACAGACCAGAAAATTGGTAGCGGAAACTGGAAGTCTGAGGACGCCTGAAGCTCTGCAAAGGACTCACCGGCGAGGATTTATCCTCCATTGCTTTCACCCATGCCGCAGACTCGATAGTACAGGGCCGAACAGTCTCGGTTCTACCTTCGCGAAATAGTCTGGTCATCGAAGCCTCGTAGGTCAGACTAAATTTGCCTGCGTCTCTGTAATAGGCTAGCTGAAGAGCCATTTGTATGTAAGCGTCTGGAGACACGCGACAGATCTTCATAAAACCTTTGCCATAAGCGTCGTGGACGTAGATGCGTAAGTCCACGTCGTTCAACAACCTTTCAGCAACCTAGAGtcgaatggaaagaaaaaaagtattatcTCGAACGGTCGAATTTCTGGAGCGCGCGTATTCGCGGTgcactttcaaaattttgtccTACCGAATAAGAACCCTCGATAGCCTTCAGACATTCGGGTGTCATGTCCCATTGAAGATGCGCTGGAGCCGGAGGCGTGAATTCGGGTGTGCCAATGGACCGCCCGTCTTTTGTGTATCTACATGATTGGAAGATAGTTTATTCAAAGGGCTGCGGAGGCGACCAAAATGTCGTCGGTTAGATTCAACGGGGGTTGCTCGACGGAAATAAAATGTCGGCGCATCCCGTTTCCCCGTTGAGAAATACATACGCGAGTAATTTGAGGAGAACGAGATTTCGCCGATGAATTTTATCCCCGTCACTTTTAGTGCGTTAATTCACATTAGGGTGTGCGTGATATGCGTTCACATGAATAAGCGTATACGGATAGCattttgaatcggaaaatcctGCTttgaaactaattttacaaaaatatatgtatgtaaatgcTC is a window of Athalia rosae chromosome 8, iyAthRosa1.1, whole genome shotgun sequence DNA encoding:
- the LOC105686429 gene encoding uncharacterized protein LOC105686429, which gives rise to MDDETLNRLAAEALIEEAKLGARRAELVGPSGWIKPKQTINKRFLHSTLRNAVLSNKHHRNKAARIFDEHEQRNQTTDNKPH